A genome region from Colwellia sp. Arc7-D includes the following:
- a CDS encoding type III pantothenate kinase encodes MRLLVDVGNTQVKYVLQGTKTSSVFSDVIYVDYQTFQNQLSQGEFSQVTEIIVANVHGQEVLESIECWATEKNIACLQVHSSAQAFGVTSSYHQAERLGVDRWLALIGAKQLYPQQNILIIDAGTATTVDILDVNGQHHGGWIMPGVEVLFSSLLSRTNKIVASPSASASLEFGTDSSSCLNHGSWAMTIGAIKEAITQANNLLVLNKVLITGGNAQEIANLIPETCQLEPKLIFHGLSCFKATERRDTINN; translated from the coding sequence ATGAGACTATTAGTTGATGTTGGTAACACGCAGGTAAAATATGTGCTGCAAGGCACTAAAACCTCTTCGGTATTCTCTGATGTTATATATGTAGATTATCAGACTTTTCAAAACCAATTATCGCAAGGTGAGTTTTCACAAGTCACTGAAATTATTGTGGCTAACGTGCATGGACAGGAAGTACTTGAATCAATTGAATGCTGGGCTACAGAAAAAAATATTGCCTGCTTACAAGTTCACAGCAGTGCACAAGCTTTTGGTGTTACGTCTTCTTATCATCAAGCAGAACGCTTAGGTGTTGACCGTTGGCTAGCTTTAATAGGAGCCAAGCAGCTTTACCCACAACAAAACATACTAATTATTGATGCCGGTACAGCAACAACAGTGGATATTTTAGATGTTAATGGTCAGCATCATGGTGGTTGGATAATGCCTGGCGTAGAGGTGCTATTTAGTAGCTTGTTGTCTCGAACTAATAAAATTGTTGCCTCACCAAGTGCTAGCGCAAGCCTTGAATTTGGTACCGACAGCTCAAGTTGCTTAAATCATGGCAGTTGGGCTATGACTATTGGCGCTATCAAAGAAGCGATTACCCAAGCAAACAACTTGCTTGTACTGAACAAAGTGTTAATCACTGGCGGCAATGCTCAAGAAATTGCTAACCTTATTCCAGAGACTTGTCAGCTTGAGCCAAAGCTAATATTTCATGGCTTAAGCTGTTTTAAGGCCACTGAACGACGAGATACAATCAACAATTAA
- the tuf gene encoding elongation factor Tu produces MAKAKFERNKPHVNVGTIGHVDHGKTTLTAAISAVLTKVHGGEVKDFAQIDNAPEERERGITINTSHIEYDTAIRHYAHVDCPGHADYIKNMITGAAQMDGAILVVAATDGPMPQTREHILLSRQVGVPFIIVFMNKCDMVDDEELLELVEMEVRELLSEYEFPGDDLPVIQGSALGALQGEEKWEAKVIELADALDTYIPEPERAIDGAFIMPIEDVFSISGRGTVVTGRVERGIVKVGDSVEVVGIRDTQTSTCTGVEMFRKLLDEGRAGENCGVLLRGLKREDVERGQVLCQPGSILPHTKFESEVYVLSKDEGGRHTPFFKGYRPQFYFRTTDITGAVELPEGVEMVMPGDNLKFVVELINPVAMDEGLRFAIREGGRTVGAGVVSKIIA; encoded by the coding sequence ATGGCTAAAGCAAAATTTGAACGTAATAAACCGCACGTTAACGTTGGTACTATTGGTCACGTCGATCACGGTAAAACAACACTAACAGCCGCTATCTCTGCGGTATTAACTAAAGTACACGGTGGTGAAGTTAAAGACTTCGCACAAATCGATAATGCTCCTGAAGAGCGTGAGCGTGGTATTACAATTAATACTTCTCACATCGAGTACGATACTGCAATCCGTCACTACGCCCACGTAGATTGTCCTGGCCATGCTGATTACATCAAAAACATGATCACAGGTGCAGCACAAATGGATGGCGCTATCTTAGTAGTTGCTGCTACAGATGGTCCTATGCCACAAACACGTGAGCACATCTTGTTATCACGTCAAGTTGGTGTACCTTTCATCATCGTATTCATGAACAAATGTGACATGGTAGATGACGAAGAGTTACTTGAGCTAGTAGAAATGGAAGTTCGTGAACTTCTTTCTGAATATGAATTCCCAGGTGATGATTTACCAGTAATTCAAGGTTCAGCACTTGGTGCTCTTCAAGGCGAAGAGAAATGGGAAGCTAAAGTAATCGAACTTGCTGATGCACTTGATACTTACATTCCAGAGCCAGAGCGTGCAATCGACGGTGCATTCATCATGCCTATCGAAGATGTATTCTCAATTTCAGGTCGTGGTACAGTTGTAACGGGTCGTGTTGAACGCGGTATCGTTAAAGTTGGCGATTCAGTAGAAGTTGTTGGTATCCGTGATACTCAAACTTCAACATGTACTGGTGTTGAAATGTTCCGTAAACTTCTTGACGAAGGTCGTGCGGGCGAGAACTGTGGTGTTCTTTTACGTGGTCTTAAGCGTGAAGATGTAGAACGTGGTCAAGTTTTATGTCAACCTGGTTCAATTTTACCTCACACTAAATTCGAATCAGAAGTATACGTGTTATCGAAAGATGAAGGTGGTCGTCATACGCCATTCTTCAAAGGATACCGTCCACAGTTTTACTTCCGTACAACGGATATCACAGGTGCTGTAGAGCTTCCTGAAGGTGTTGAAATGGTAATGCCAGGCGACAACTTGAAGTTTGTTGTAGAGCTTATCAACCCAGTAGCGATGGACGAAGGTTTACGCTTCGCAATCCGTGAAGGTGGTCGTACTGTTGGTGCTGGTGTTGTATCTAAAATTATTGCTTAA
- a CDS encoding polysaccharide biosynthesis/export family protein: MRILIFGLLFFLAHATGSDYTLGAGDQVQITVYGEKDLTTNIKINKSGVISFPFLSDIKVAGLSPKELENKIANGLRGDYLIDPQVSVSIAMYRPFFIHGQVKRPGGYPFQEDLTLDKAIAIAGGLAARASKSSWNITRLVDGKKLVIDANVSSAILPDDIIEIEQSFF, from the coding sequence ATGCGAATTTTAATCTTTGGCTTGTTGTTTTTTCTTGCCCATGCAACAGGTAGTGATTATACATTAGGTGCTGGCGATCAAGTTCAGATCACGGTTTATGGCGAAAAAGATTTAACCACCAACATTAAAATTAATAAATCTGGTGTTATTTCTTTTCCATTTTTATCTGATATTAAGGTGGCGGGGTTATCGCCAAAAGAATTAGAGAATAAAATTGCAAACGGCTTACGTGGTGATTATCTCATTGACCCACAAGTAAGTGTGTCTATTGCAATGTATCGACCTTTTTTTATTCATGGGCAAGTTAAGCGCCCGGGAGGTTATCCTTTTCAAGAGGATTTAACCCTAGATAAAGCGATAGCTATCGCTGGTGGTCTAGCAGCTAGAGCGTCGAAGTCATCTTGGAATATTACAAGATTAGTCGATGGTAAAAAATTGGTAATTGACGCGAATGTCTCTAGCGCGATTTTACCAGACGATATAATAGAAATTGAGCAAAGCTTTTTTTGA
- the murB gene encoding UDP-N-acetylmuramate dehydrogenase, with the protein MKIRTNFSLKSFNSFNVPVVTPEIFFPSTLKELAEIPVAKATSSYILGEGTNSLFCQTSAPIIIKPSLMGIEVNESDEYFKVKVACAENWHDFVLFCIKHGIFGLENLALIPGSVGAAPVQNIGAYGIEVCDFIESVSWFDFAQQKQINFTNAQCQFGYRDSIFKQALNGSGIITHVNFVFPKAWQAVNSYQGLSDIASPVTPEAIMAKVIQLRQAKLPDPKDLPNAGSFFKNPIVKEALFNKLHHQYSTMPHYRQSNGDIKLAAGWLIEQTGLKGFRQHGVGVHENQALVIINYESEQGEQIVALSVYIQEQVMAKFNIQLVPEVRFIGANGELRNANTGSENESHT; encoded by the coding sequence ATGAAAATACGTACAAACTTCTCCTTAAAATCTTTCAATAGCTTTAATGTGCCTGTTGTTACGCCAGAGATATTTTTTCCATCGACGTTAAAAGAGTTGGCTGAAATACCAGTAGCAAAAGCGACGTCATCTTATATTCTCGGTGAAGGTACCAACTCTTTATTTTGCCAAACAAGTGCTCCTATTATCATTAAACCCAGTCTTATGGGCATTGAAGTCAACGAAAGCGATGAATATTTTAAAGTTAAAGTTGCGTGTGCAGAAAATTGGCATGATTTTGTGCTGTTTTGTATTAAACATGGCATATTCGGTTTAGAAAATTTAGCCTTAATCCCTGGAAGTGTTGGTGCTGCACCTGTGCAAAACATAGGTGCTTATGGCATCGAAGTGTGCGATTTCATCGAGTCTGTTTCATGGTTCGATTTTGCTCAACAAAAACAAATAAACTTTACTAACGCGCAATGTCAATTTGGTTATCGTGACAGTATTTTTAAGCAAGCGTTAAATGGTTCGGGTATTATTACCCATGTTAATTTCGTTTTTCCAAAAGCTTGGCAAGCAGTAAATAGCTATCAAGGTTTGAGCGATATTGCCTCACCTGTTACACCTGAAGCTATAATGGCAAAGGTCATTCAGCTTCGCCAAGCCAAATTACCTGATCCTAAAGACTTGCCTAACGCGGGCAGTTTCTTTAAAAATCCTATAGTGAAAGAAGCTTTGTTTAATAAACTGCATCATCAGTATTCTACTATGCCGCATTATCGACAATCTAATGGTGACATAAAGCTAGCAGCGGGATGGTTAATTGAACAAACAGGTCTTAAAGGCTTTCGTCAACACGGTGTTGGCGTGCATGAAAACCAAGCCTTAGTTATTATCAATTATGAAAGTGAACAGGGCGAACAAATTGTAGCTCTGTCGGTTTATATTCAGGAACAAGTTATGGCTAAATTTAACATCCAATTAGTGCCAGAAGTTCGGTTTATTGGTGCTAACGGTGAATTGCGCAATGCCAATACAGGAAGTGAAAATGAAAGCCATACGTGA
- a CDS encoding polysaccharide biosynthesis tyrosine autokinase: MKTIENKNLISINEEVALKEILTPLWSRRWKIIFFTLILTLLAAVYVSLLKPSYSATAILQIGTNKPANTLSINDAFNESNASKEQIQTQFELLRSRKFAERVIYQLNLVKHAEFNSGKYNDKLVFLTNVGQRKSQATVSDVVRKFQQNLSIVPIAGTELVKISYVSFSAQLSQEIANQVGVTYLQYQDEIHSASKETTSQWLVDQLEELGKKLQLSELSLQAYREAEGIVDIHGVVGLVGSQLTELTSETLKAAKLADDLAISHQEIQKYSGDIAKLSELHEISSHATLMQLRREEEKVERKMFELSKRYGPKHPKQIAVNAELMSLQNRITQQVYDIVISMEKEYYSAIEKVNGTKQRLDIAKKDYLRLSRLQNKFSQLTREVDTNKELYNNYLVRLKEADAMGNYKSNFYVRFIDKATVPKSQSAPNKIMVIAFTFILSLAVISLIIIMRELLMDTLNSRRKLDNFNDAPILAVLPKIKVRAHQKKEDAYTTDNRFTEAIRTLRTALLFNNEKKPPKIIAVTSSVPNEGKSTVALHLARSFSEMEKVLLIEADMRHPTIAKNMNLNEHRPGLSNLLAKTHQINECIIRDKNVKLDILTSGVTPANPLAFLSMKRFNMLIKVFGNFYDRIIIETPPVHAVSDAVIISKLVDSVIYIVHGNKTKREQISSGLRMLKQVNAPIEGVVVNHSENIDTDKYQNKYYTERDNIIKLAARKRG; this comes from the coding sequence TTGAAAACAATAGAAAATAAAAATTTAATATCCATTAATGAAGAAGTGGCTTTAAAAGAAATTTTAACGCCACTTTGGTCGCGTCGATGGAAAATTATATTTTTTACTTTGATCTTGACACTTTTAGCTGCAGTTTATGTATCGTTACTTAAACCTTCATATAGTGCGACTGCAATTCTACAAATTGGTACTAACAAACCTGCGAATACCTTATCGATTAATGATGCCTTTAATGAATCAAATGCCAGTAAAGAGCAAATTCAAACACAATTTGAGTTATTACGTTCTCGAAAGTTTGCCGAGCGTGTTATTTATCAACTTAATCTAGTTAAACACGCAGAATTCAATAGCGGGAAATATAACGATAAACTTGTTTTTCTTACTAACGTGGGGCAACGAAAATCTCAAGCGACAGTCAGTGATGTTGTTCGAAAATTTCAACAAAATTTATCCATAGTACCAATTGCGGGTACTGAGTTAGTTAAAATATCTTATGTATCTTTTTCTGCACAATTATCACAAGAAATAGCGAATCAAGTGGGTGTTACGTATCTGCAATATCAAGACGAAATTCATAGTGCATCAAAAGAAACCACTTCTCAGTGGCTGGTTGACCAACTTGAAGAGTTAGGCAAAAAACTGCAACTGTCAGAGTTGTCTTTGCAAGCATATCGAGAAGCTGAAGGTATTGTCGATATTCATGGTGTGGTGGGCTTGGTAGGCTCTCAACTGACAGAGTTAACATCGGAAACCTTGAAGGCGGCGAAATTAGCCGATGATCTTGCTATTTCACATCAAGAGATTCAAAAATACTCAGGAGATATTGCAAAGCTCAGTGAGCTACATGAAATAAGTAGTCATGCAACGTTAATGCAATTACGTCGAGAAGAAGAGAAAGTTGAACGTAAAATGTTCGAGTTATCGAAACGATATGGCCCTAAGCATCCGAAACAAATTGCCGTTAATGCCGAATTAATGTCCTTACAAAACCGTATTACACAGCAAGTTTACGATATTGTTATCTCAATGGAGAAAGAATATTATAGTGCAATAGAGAAGGTTAATGGTACAAAACAGCGCTTAGATATCGCTAAAAAAGACTACTTACGCTTAAGTCGTTTGCAAAATAAATTTTCGCAGTTAACGCGTGAAGTGGATACCAACAAAGAGCTTTACAATAACTATTTAGTACGCTTAAAAGAAGCTGATGCTATGGGTAACTATAAATCGAATTTTTATGTTCGGTTTATAGATAAAGCAACCGTACCAAAAAGCCAGTCTGCACCTAATAAAATAATGGTGATAGCTTTCACATTTATACTCTCGCTAGCTGTGATTTCGTTGATTATTATCATGCGTGAATTGTTAATGGATACATTGAATTCGCGCCGAAAATTGGATAATTTTAATGACGCACCTATTCTCGCTGTTTTACCAAAAATCAAGGTGAGAGCTCATCAAAAAAAGGAAGATGCTTACACTACTGATAATAGATTTACTGAAGCGATAAGAACATTACGCACTGCTTTGTTATTTAATAATGAAAAGAAGCCGCCGAAAATTATAGCAGTAACTTCTTCAGTGCCTAATGAAGGTAAATCGACTGTTGCGTTGCATCTTGCTCGTTCGTTCAGTGAAATGGAAAAAGTGTTACTTATAGAAGCCGATATGCGACACCCAACCATTGCTAAAAATATGAATTTGAACGAACATCGCCCAGGATTATCTAATTTGTTAGCTAAAACGCATCAAATTAATGAATGTATTATTCGTGATAAAAACGTCAAATTAGATATTTTAACCTCAGGTGTAACCCCCGCTAATCCGTTAGCCTTTCTCTCAATGAAACGTTTTAATATGTTGATTAAAGTATTTGGCAACTTTTATGATCGTATTATTATTGAAACTCCACCTGTTCATGCAGTGAGTGACGCCGTTATTATCTCAAAATTAGTGGATAGTGTTATTTATATTGTGCACGGTAACAAAACTAAACGAGAACAAATTTCGTCAGGTCTTAGAATGCTAAAACAAGTGAATGCACCAATTGAAGGTGTGGTGGTTAACCACAGTGAAAATATTGATACTGATAAATATCAGAATAAATATTATACCGAGCGTGACAATATCATTAAGCTCGCGGCCAGAAAACGCGGTTAA
- the birA gene encoding bifunctional biotin--[acetyl-CoA-carboxylase] ligase/biotin operon repressor BirA, producing MKAIREQLIKRLVKGEFLSGQALGEELGVSRAAISKHISALQEIGFDIFSVTGKGYRLASPIELLDESRITQLLIEQKTQAKVEVHNLIDSTNSYLMRRLPNQNIPGQVCIAEHQSAGRGRRGRQWISPFGSHIYLSMYWHLEQGMSAAMGLSVVAALAVSDAIKSLYSVDVELKWPNDIYFNGVKLAGILIDLEGQAMEPCHCVIGIGLNIKMPEKSAALVDQPWIDLSTALGVDIDRNVLAASIISALLTRLKVHSETGINTMVAQWQSQDFYYNKPVSLITGEKVTRGICRGINAQGALMLEINGQVSPVYGGEVSLRAGI from the coding sequence ATGAAAGCCATACGTGAGCAATTAATAAAGAGGTTGGTCAAAGGTGAGTTTTTATCAGGCCAAGCTTTAGGTGAGGAGTTAGGTGTTAGCCGAGCTGCCATTTCAAAGCATATTAGTGCTTTGCAAGAAATAGGCTTCGATATATTTAGTGTTACCGGTAAAGGTTATCGTTTAGCAAGCCCAATTGAACTTCTCGATGAAAGCCGTATTACGCAATTACTTATTGAGCAAAAAACGCAAGCAAAAGTAGAAGTACATAACTTAATTGATTCTACTAATAGTTACTTAATGCGACGCTTACCTAATCAAAATATTCCTGGGCAAGTGTGTATCGCTGAGCACCAAAGTGCAGGGCGAGGGCGAAGAGGGCGGCAGTGGATTTCTCCTTTTGGTTCGCATATTTATTTATCGATGTATTGGCATTTAGAGCAAGGTATGTCGGCTGCAATGGGCTTAAGCGTTGTCGCTGCACTTGCCGTGAGTGATGCTATAAAATCTTTGTATAGTGTTGATGTTGAACTGAAATGGCCAAATGACATTTATTTTAATGGTGTCAAACTTGCGGGAATTTTAATTGATCTTGAAGGTCAAGCAATGGAGCCTTGTCATTGTGTTATTGGTATTGGTTTAAATATTAAAATGCCAGAAAAGAGTGCAGCCTTAGTTGACCAACCTTGGATTGATTTATCGACGGCGCTTGGTGTAGATATAGATCGTAATGTTTTGGCGGCCAGTATTATTTCAGCATTGCTTACACGCCTTAAAGTACACAGCGAAACAGGTATAAATACCATGGTTGCGCAATGGCAATCACAAGATTTTTATTACAATAAACCAGTTTCATTAATCACGGGAGAAAAAGTTACCCGGGGTATTTGTCGCGGCATTAACGCACAAGGCGCATTAATGCTAGAAATAAACGGCCAAGTTAGTCCTGTTTATGGCGGTGAAGTAAGTTTAAGGGCTGGTATATGA